One genomic region from Streptomyces venezuelae encodes:
- a CDS encoding class I SAM-dependent methyltransferase yields MDGSVTGGAVLPAVVHWPAGYGGLRDTIRQEVIARQLDEQISARYPVGQRLRILDAGMGQGTQALRLARAGHTVTGLEADPELLKAARESLATEPAGIRERVRLIEGDGRETGVHFLPGSFDVVLCHGVLMYADEPDALLAGLARMLAPGGLLSLVVRNGEALAMRPGLAGDWSGALTGFDTDVYTDDNGVKVRADRLDALTSTLAGIAAPLHAWYGVRVFTDGIPAETGLPAAEELDRLLAAEERAGRTDPYRRIAALLHLCGVRG; encoded by the coding sequence ATGGACGGGTCGGTGACGGGCGGCGCCGTGCTGCCCGCCGTCGTGCACTGGCCCGCCGGGTACGGCGGGCTGCGCGACACCATCCGGCAGGAGGTCATCGCCCGCCAGCTCGACGAGCAGATATCCGCGCGCTACCCCGTGGGGCAGCGGCTGCGGATCCTCGACGCGGGCATGGGTCAGGGCACGCAGGCACTGCGCCTGGCCCGCGCCGGACACACCGTGACCGGCCTGGAGGCCGATCCCGAGCTGCTGAAGGCGGCGCGCGAGTCGCTCGCCACGGAGCCCGCCGGGATCCGCGAGCGGGTCCGGCTGATCGAGGGCGACGGACGCGAGACCGGCGTCCACTTCCTGCCCGGCAGCTTCGACGTGGTGCTCTGCCACGGCGTCCTCATGTACGCGGACGAGCCGGACGCGCTGCTGGCGGGTCTTGCCCGGATGCTGGCCCCCGGTGGCCTGCTCTCCCTCGTCGTGCGGAACGGCGAGGCGCTCGCCATGCGCCCGGGGCTGGCCGGCGACTGGTCCGGGGCCCTCACGGGCTTCGACACCGATGTCTACACCGACGACAACGGCGTGAAGGTGCGGGCCGACCGGCTCGACGCCCTGACGTCGACGCTCGCGGGGATCGCGGCACCGCTGCACGCCTGGTACGGCGTGCGGGTCTTCACCGACGGCATCCCGGCCGAGACGGGCCTGCCCGCCGCCGAGGAGCTGGACCGGCTGCTCGCCGCCGAGGAGCGCGCGGGCCGCACGGATCCGTACCGGCGGATCGCGGCGCTGCTGCACCTGTGCGGCGTCCGCGGCTGA
- a CDS encoding response regulator, whose protein sequence is MTIRVLLADDQALLRSAFKVLVDSEPDMEVVGEAADGAQAVDLARAERPDVVLMDIRMPGTDGLAATRAITADPELSAVRIVMLTTFEVDEYVVQSLRAGASGFLGKGAEPEELLGAIRIAHAGEALLSPAATKGLIATFLAQGGGLEPAEGDRPYSERLAALTAREREVLVLVGGGLSNDEIAERLDVSPLTVKTHVNRTMAKLGARDRAQLVVTAYESGLVRPRVE, encoded by the coding sequence ATGACGATCCGGGTACTGCTCGCCGACGACCAGGCCCTGCTCCGCAGCGCCTTCAAGGTCCTGGTCGACTCCGAACCGGACATGGAGGTGGTCGGCGAGGCCGCCGACGGCGCCCAGGCCGTCGACCTGGCCCGCGCCGAGCGGCCGGACGTCGTCCTCATGGACATCCGGATGCCCGGCACGGACGGCCTCGCCGCGACCCGCGCGATCACCGCGGACCCCGAGCTGTCGGCCGTACGCATCGTCATGCTCACCACCTTCGAGGTCGACGAGTACGTCGTGCAGTCCCTGCGCGCCGGGGCCTCCGGCTTCCTCGGCAAGGGCGCCGAACCGGAGGAGCTGCTCGGCGCGATCCGGATCGCCCACGCCGGCGAGGCGCTGCTCTCCCCGGCCGCGACCAAGGGCCTCATCGCCACCTTCCTCGCCCAGGGCGGCGGGCTCGAACCCGCCGAGGGCGACCGGCCCTACTCCGAGCGGCTCGCCGCGCTCACCGCCCGCGAGCGCGAGGTCCTCGTCCTCGTCGGCGGCGGCCTCTCCAACGACGAGATCGCCGAGCGGCTCGACGTCAGCCCGCTCACCGTGAAGACGCATGTCAACCGGACCATGGCCAAGCTCGGCGCCCGCGACCGCGCCCAGCTGGTCGTCACGGCGTACGAATCGGGACTGGTACGTCCGAGGGTGGAGTGA
- the pspAA gene encoding PspA-associated protein PspAA: MIVRIMGEGQWKLADSHLVELNRLDDELLEEMESGDQEGFRRTLHALLDAVRLIGEPLPDDALEPSELILPAPDAGLDEVRAMLRDDGLIPG, translated from the coding sequence ATGATCGTACGGATCATGGGGGAGGGCCAGTGGAAGCTGGCCGACAGCCACCTCGTGGAGCTGAACAGGCTCGACGACGAGCTGCTCGAAGAGATGGAGTCGGGGGACCAGGAAGGGTTCCGGCGCACGCTGCACGCCCTTCTCGACGCCGTCCGCCTGATCGGCGAGCCGCTCCCCGACGACGCCCTGGAGCCCTCGGAGCTCATCCTCCCGGCTCCGGACGCGGGCCTCGACGAGGTCCGAGCGATGCTCCGCGACGACGGCCTGATCCCGGGCTGA
- a CDS encoding DUF3043 domain-containing protein, with amino-acid sequence MFRSRSKDEKAPTDKVTADLSTKQPRDPEAPKGRPTPKRSEAQTQRRRAATVPTDRKEAAKRQREARRSDLARQREALASGDERYLPARDKGPVRRFVRDFVDSRFAIAEFFLPMAVVILVLSLFGNANRSLQNISLLLWLGVIILIVIDSVGIWIRLRKQLNERFPNEPKRGAVAYGLMRTLQMRRLRLPKPQVKRGERP; translated from the coding sequence GTGTTCCGTAGCCGTTCGAAGGACGAGAAGGCCCCCACCGACAAGGTGACGGCGGACCTCTCCACCAAGCAGCCCCGCGACCCCGAGGCCCCCAAGGGCCGCCCGACACCGAAGCGGAGCGAAGCGCAGACCCAGCGTCGGCGTGCCGCGACGGTGCCGACCGACCGCAAGGAGGCCGCCAAGCGTCAGCGCGAGGCGCGTCGCTCGGACCTGGCCCGGCAGCGCGAGGCGCTGGCGAGCGGCGACGAGCGTTATCTGCCCGCCCGCGACAAGGGCCCGGTGCGCAGGTTCGTGCGCGATTTCGTCGACTCGCGCTTCGCGATCGCCGAGTTCTTCCTGCCGATGGCCGTGGTGATCCTCGTGCTGTCGCTGTTCGGGAACGCCAACCGCAGCCTGCAGAACATCTCCCTGCTGCTCTGGCTCGGCGTGATCATCCTGATCGTGATCGACTCGGTCGGCATCTGGATCCGGCTGCGCAAGCAGCTGAACGAGCGCTTCCCGAACGAGCCGAAGCGCGGAGCCGTGGCCTACGGCCTCATGCGTACGCTCCAGATGCGCCGACTGCGGCTGCCGAAGCCGCAGGTCAAGCGCGGAGAGCGGCCCTGA
- a CDS encoding efflux RND transporter permease subunit, translated as MSWLSRFSLAQRALIGLMSIVAIVFGAIAIPQLKQQLLPSIELPMVSVLAPYQGASPDVVEKQVVEPLENSLKAVDGLKSVTSTASEGSAVIMASFDYGDESTKQLVADVQQAVNRARAQLPDSVDPQVVAGSTDDMPTVVLAASSDKDPQALADQLQKTVVPALEDIEGVGQVSIDGVQDLQVSVTPDERKLAAAGLSTMKLAEVLRSGGATMPAGSFSEAGKSRTIQVGGGYTSLRQIEDLRIPSATPGKGKAVRLGDVATVRQEESQRVSLTRTNGKPSLAVMATMDKDGSAVAISDAVEEKLPELRRDLGAGAELTVVSDQGPAVAKAISGLTTEGALGLVMAVLVILVFLTSIRSTLVTAVSIPLSVVLALIVLWTRDLSLNMLTLGALTIAIGRVVDDSIVVLENIKRHLGYGEERQAAIVTAVREVAGAVTSSTLTTVAVFLPIGLVGGMVGELFGSFSLTVTAALLASLLVSLTVVPVLSYWFLRAPKGTSEDPEEARRLAEEKEEKSRLQRAYVPVLRFATRRRLTSVAIALVVLVLTFGMGGLLKTNFFDPGEQEVLSIRQELAPGTSLSASDEAAKKVEKVLAETEGVKDYQVTVGSSGFMAAFGGGTGSNQASYKVSLESSDAYEKVRDSVEKALAGLDGIGDTTIAAGDGFGSQDLSVVVKAADAKVLEQASEQVRTAIAGMKDVTDVQSDLSQSVPRISVKANAKAADAGFDTGTLGMVVAQAVRGTPAAKAILDDSERDVLITSAKPATTLAELKALPLGPVKLGDIATVELVPGPVSMTRIDGARAATVTAKPTGDNTGAVSASLQSKIDALDLPEGAGVSIGGVSEDQSEAFLNLFLAMLAAVAIVFMLLVATFRSLIQPLILLVSIPFAATGAIGLLVVTDTAMGVPAMIGMLMLIGIVVTNAIVLIDLINQYRAQGLGVVEAVIEGGRHRLRPILMTALATIFALLPMALGITGEGGFIAQPLAVVVIGGLVTSTLLTLLLVPTLYAMVELRKERRAKKKAAKKGEKATKAARKGEKTEIPDQGDVTPVDATLLDILD; from the coding sequence ATGTCCTGGCTGTCCAGATTCAGCCTCGCGCAACGGGCCCTGATCGGGCTGATGTCCATCGTCGCGATCGTGTTCGGGGCGATCGCGATACCGCAGCTGAAGCAGCAGTTGCTGCCCTCGATCGAGCTCCCCATGGTCTCGGTCCTCGCCCCGTACCAGGGCGCCTCTCCCGATGTGGTCGAGAAGCAGGTCGTCGAGCCGCTGGAGAACAGTCTCAAGGCCGTCGACGGTCTGAAGTCGGTCACCTCCACCGCCTCCGAGGGCAGCGCCGTCATCATGGCGTCCTTCGACTACGGCGACGAGTCGACCAAGCAGCTCGTCGCCGACGTCCAGCAGGCGGTGAACCGCGCCCGCGCCCAGCTGCCCGACTCCGTCGACCCGCAGGTCGTCGCCGGCTCGACGGACGACATGCCGACCGTCGTCCTCGCCGCCTCCTCGGACAAGGACCCGCAGGCTCTCGCCGACCAGCTGCAGAAGACCGTCGTCCCCGCCCTGGAGGACATCGAGGGCGTCGGCCAGGTCTCGATCGACGGCGTCCAGGACCTCCAGGTCTCGGTCACCCCGGACGAGCGCAAGCTCGCCGCGGCCGGCCTCAGCACCATGAAGCTCGCCGAGGTGCTCCGCTCCGGCGGCGCCACGATGCCGGCCGGCTCCTTCTCCGAGGCCGGCAAGAGCCGCACGATCCAGGTCGGCGGCGGCTACACCTCCCTGCGGCAGATCGAGGACCTGCGCATCCCGTCGGCCACCCCCGGCAAGGGCAAGGCGGTCCGCCTCGGCGACGTCGCCACCGTCCGCCAGGAGGAGTCCCAGCGCGTCTCCCTCACCCGCACGAACGGCAAGCCCAGCCTCGCCGTCATGGCCACCATGGACAAGGACGGCAGCGCCGTCGCCATCTCCGACGCCGTCGAGGAGAAGCTGCCCGAGCTGCGCCGCGACCTCGGCGCGGGCGCCGAGCTGACCGTCGTCTCCGATCAGGGCCCGGCCGTCGCCAAGGCGATCTCCGGCCTGACCACGGAGGGCGCGCTCGGCCTCGTCATGGCCGTCCTGGTGATCCTGGTCTTCCTGACGTCGATCCGCTCGACCCTGGTCACCGCGGTCTCCATCCCGCTGTCGGTCGTCCTGGCCCTGATCGTGCTGTGGACCCGCGACCTCTCGCTCAACATGCTGACCCTCGGCGCGCTCACCATCGCCATCGGCCGGGTCGTCGACGACTCGATCGTGGTCCTGGAGAACATCAAGCGCCACCTGGGCTACGGCGAGGAGCGCCAGGCCGCGATCGTCACCGCGGTCCGCGAGGTGGCCGGCGCCGTCACCTCCTCGACCCTCACCACCGTCGCCGTCTTCCTGCCGATCGGCCTGGTCGGGGGCATGGTCGGCGAGCTGTTCGGCTCCTTCTCGCTGACGGTGACGGCGGCCCTGCTCGCCTCGCTGCTCGTCTCCCTGACCGTGGTCCCGGTCCTCTCGTACTGGTTCCTGCGCGCCCCCAAGGGCACGTCGGAGGACCCGGAGGAGGCCCGTCGACTGGCCGAGGAGAAGGAGGAGAAGAGCCGGCTCCAGCGCGCGTACGTGCCGGTCCTGCGCTTCGCGACCCGGCGCAGGCTCACCAGCGTGGCCATCGCCCTCGTCGTCCTGGTCCTCACCTTCGGCATGGGCGGCCTCCTGAAGACGAACTTCTTCGACCCGGGCGAGCAGGAGGTGCTCAGCATCCGCCAGGAGCTGGCGCCCGGCACCAGCCTGAGCGCCTCCGACGAGGCCGCGAAGAAGGTCGAGAAGGTCCTCGCGGAGACCGAGGGCGTCAAGGACTACCAGGTCACCGTCGGTTCCTCCGGCTTCATGGCGGCCTTCGGCGGCGGCACCGGCTCCAACCAGGCCTCGTACAAGGTCAGCCTGGAGAGCTCGGACGCCTACGAGAAGGTCCGCGACTCCGTCGAGAAGGCGCTCGCGGGCCTCGACGGCATCGGCGACACCACCATCGCGGCCGGCGACGGCTTCGGCAGCCAGGACCTGAGCGTGGTCGTCAAGGCCGCCGACGCGAAGGTCCTGGAGCAGGCCTCCGAGCAGGTCCGCACGGCGATCGCCGGGATGAAGGACGTCACCGACGTCCAGAGCGACCTCTCGCAGTCCGTCCCGCGCATCTCCGTCAAGGCCAACGCCAAGGCGGCCGACGCGGGCTTCGACACCGGCACGCTGGGCATGGTGGTCGCCCAGGCCGTCCGGGGCACCCCGGCCGCCAAGGCGATCCTCGACGACAGCGAGCGGGACGTCCTCATCACCTCGGCGAAGCCCGCCACCACCCTCGCCGAGCTCAAGGCCCTGCCGCTCGGCCCGGTGAAGCTGGGCGACATCGCCACCGTCGAGCTGGTCCCCGGCCCGGTCTCCATGACCCGGATCGACGGCGCCCGCGCGGCGACGGTCACGGCCAAGCCGACCGGTGACAACACCGGCGCGGTCAGCGCCTCGCTCCAGTCGAAGATCGACGCGCTGGACCTGCCCGAGGGCGCCGGCGTCAGCATCGGCGGTGTCTCCGAGGACCAGTCCGAGGCCTTCCTCAACCTGTTCCTGGCGATGCTCGCGGCCGTCGCGATCGTCTTCATGCTGCTCGTGGCGACCTTCCGGTCGCTGATCCAGCCGCTGATCCTGCTGGTCTCGATCCCCTTCGCGGCGACCGGCGCGATCGGTCTGCTCGTGGTCACCGACACCGCGATGGGCGTTCCGGCGATGATCGGCATGCTGATGCTCATCGGCATCGTCGTGACCAACGCGATCGTCCTGATCGACCTGATCAACCAGTACCGGGCCCAGGGCCTCGGCGTCGTCGAAGCGGTGATCGAGGGTGGCCGGCACCGGCTCCGCCCGATCCTCATGACCGCCCTGGCGACGATCTTCGCCCTGCTGCCGATGGCCCTCGGCATCACCGGCGAGGGCGGCTTCATCGCCCAGCCGCTCGCCGTGGTCGTGATCGGCGGCCTGGTCACCTCGACGCTGCTGACCCTGCTTCTCGTCCCGACGCTCTACGCGATGGTGGAGCTCCGCAAGGAGCGCCGCGCGAAGAAGAAGGCGGCGAAGAAGGGCGAGAAGGCGACCAAGGCGGCCAGGAAGGGCGAGAAGACGGAGATCCCGGACCAGGGGGACGTGACCCCGGTGGACGCCACCCTGCTGGACATCCTCGACTGA
- a CDS encoding sensor histidine kinase yields the protein MTPTGPATGTLYVRLRDWFRAHPLAFDATIAAGTLVCMIAASFTDPHGSPEGPTFGDRAPDAGSVLIMAIGAAALVLRRRRPFAVLCFTVTICFVELVDDVRPAPIAMSAVVALYTVAARTDRHTTWRVGLVTMALLTAAAMIFGPTSWYAQENLGVFAWTGMAAAAGDAVRSRRAFVDAIRERAERAERTREEEAGRRVAEERLRIARDLHDVVAHHIALVNVQAGVAAHVMDKRPDQAKEALAHVREASRSALDELRATVGLLRQSGDPEAPTEPAPGLAVLDGLLDSFRKAGLPVALARADGDGALPATVDLAAYRIVQEALTNVRKHAGPDAEAEVSVVRVGRTVEITVLDNGTPQPGVPADSGGHGLLGMRERVSALGGTLTAAPRYGGGFRVQAILPVTTRTGEDA from the coding sequence GTGACCCCCACCGGCCCTGCCACCGGCACCCTCTACGTCCGCCTCCGCGACTGGTTCCGCGCCCACCCGCTCGCCTTCGACGCGACCATCGCCGCCGGCACGCTCGTCTGCATGATCGCCGCCTCTTTCACCGACCCGCACGGCAGCCCGGAGGGGCCGACCTTCGGTGACCGCGCCCCCGACGCGGGAAGCGTGCTGATCATGGCCATCGGGGCCGCCGCGCTGGTGCTGCGCCGCCGGCGCCCCTTCGCGGTGCTCTGCTTCACGGTCACGATCTGCTTCGTGGAGCTGGTCGACGACGTCCGTCCCGCCCCGATCGCGATGAGCGCCGTCGTCGCGCTCTACACGGTCGCCGCCCGCACCGACCGCCACACCACCTGGCGCGTCGGGCTCGTCACGATGGCGCTCCTCACCGCCGCCGCCATGATCTTCGGCCCGACCAGCTGGTACGCGCAGGAGAACCTCGGCGTCTTCGCCTGGACCGGCATGGCCGCCGCGGCCGGGGACGCCGTCCGCAGCCGTCGCGCCTTCGTCGACGCGATCCGCGAGCGGGCCGAGCGGGCCGAACGCACCCGCGAGGAGGAGGCGGGCCGTCGGGTCGCCGAGGAGCGGCTGCGCATCGCCCGCGACCTCCACGACGTCGTCGCCCACCACATCGCCCTGGTCAACGTCCAGGCCGGGGTCGCCGCCCACGTCATGGACAAGCGCCCCGACCAGGCCAAGGAGGCCCTCGCACACGTCCGCGAGGCCAGCCGCTCCGCCCTCGACGAGCTCCGCGCCACCGTCGGGCTGCTGCGCCAGTCCGGCGACCCCGAGGCGCCCACCGAGCCCGCCCCCGGCCTCGCCGTCCTCGACGGGCTCCTCGACAGCTTCCGCAAGGCCGGCCTTCCGGTCGCCCTGGCACGCGCGGACGGCGACGGGGCGCTGCCCGCGACGGTCGACCTGGCCGCGTACCGGATCGTGCAGGAGGCCCTCACCAACGTCCGCAAGCACGCGGGACCGGACGCCGAGGCGGAGGTGAGCGTCGTCAGGGTGGGCCGTACGGTCGAGATCACCGTCCTCGACAACGGCACCCCGCAGCCCGGCGTCCCCGCCGACTCCGGTGGCCACGGCCTCCTCGGCATGCGCGAGCGGGTCAGCGCCCTCGGCGGCACCCTGACCGCCGCACCCCGCTACGGCGGCGGCTTCCGCGTCCAGGCGATACTGCCCGTGACGACCCGTACGGGGGAGGACGCATGA
- a CDS encoding PspA/IM30 family protein encodes MSGVMKRMGMIFRAKANKALDRAEDPRETLDYSYQKQLELLQKVRRGVADVATSRKRLELQLNQLQGQSAKLEDQGRKALALGREDLAREALSRRAALQQQVSDLEVQHQTLQGEEEKLTLAAQRLQAKVDAFRTKKETIKATYTAAQAQTRIAESFSGISEEMSDVGLAIQRAEDKTAQLQARAGAIDELLASGALDDQSGLAKDDIQAELDRLSGGTDVELELQRMKAELAGGPSAQKQAIEGGGAAAPQDQTPQQQSHPRFEK; translated from the coding sequence ATGAGCGGTGTCATGAAGCGTATGGGGATGATCTTCCGCGCGAAGGCGAACAAGGCCCTTGACCGGGCCGAGGATCCGCGCGAGACGCTCGATTACTCCTATCAGAAGCAGCTGGAGCTGCTGCAGAAGGTGCGGCGCGGCGTGGCCGACGTCGCCACCTCCCGCAAGCGGCTCGAACTCCAGCTGAACCAGTTGCAGGGCCAGTCCGCCAAGCTGGAGGACCAGGGCCGCAAGGCGCTGGCGCTCGGCCGCGAGGACCTGGCGCGCGAGGCGCTGTCCCGGCGGGCCGCGCTCCAGCAGCAGGTCAGCGACCTGGAGGTGCAGCACCAGACGCTGCAGGGCGAGGAGGAGAAGCTGACGCTCGCCGCGCAGCGCCTCCAGGCCAAGGTCGACGCCTTCCGCACGAAGAAGGAGACGATCAAGGCGACCTACACGGCCGCACAGGCCCAGACCCGGATCGCCGAGTCGTTCTCCGGCATCTCGGAGGAGATGAGCGACGTCGGTCTCGCGATCCAGCGGGCCGAGGACAAGACCGCCCAGCTCCAGGCGCGCGCGGGCGCGATCGACGAGCTGCTCGCCTCGGGCGCCCTGGACGACCAGTCCGGGCTCGCCAAGGACGACATCCAGGCGGAGCTGGACCGGCTCTCGGGCGGTACGGACGTCGAGCTGGAGCTCCAGCGGATGAAGGCCGAGCTGGCCGGTGGCCCCTCGGCGCAGAAGCAGGCGATCGAGGGCGGCGGCGCGGCCGCGCCGCAGGACCAGACGCCGCAGCAGCAGTCCCACCCGCGTTTCGAGAAGTAG
- the nadA gene encoding quinolinate synthase NadA has protein sequence MRVVTTAQPLDVQPTPLALLLLGREADPKSERGVECPGDLPSPSDPDLVERARAAKEKLGDKVFVLGHHYQRDEVIQFADVTGDSFKLARDAAAKPEAEYIVFCGVHFMAESADILTTDDQKVVLPDLAAGCSMADMATAEQVAECWDVLTEAGVAEQVVPVSYMNSSADIKAFTGKHGGTICTSSNAKRALDWAFEQGEKVLFLPDQHLGRNTAVRDMGMSLDDCVLYNPHKPNGGLTVEELRSAKMILWRGHCSVHGRFSLDSVNDVRERIPGVNVLVHPECKHEVVAAADYVGSTEYIINTLDAAPAGSKWAIGTELNLVRRVANAHPDKEIVFLDKTVCFCSTMNRIDLPHLVWTLESLAEGNLVNQIQVDKETESFAKLALERMLALP, from the coding sequence GTGCGTGTCGTGACCACCGCCCAGCCCCTGGATGTCCAGCCGACGCCGCTCGCCCTGCTCCTGCTCGGCCGTGAGGCCGACCCGAAGAGCGAGCGCGGCGTGGAGTGCCCGGGCGACCTGCCGTCGCCCTCCGACCCGGACCTCGTGGAGCGCGCCCGCGCTGCCAAGGAGAAGCTCGGGGACAAGGTCTTCGTGCTCGGCCACCACTACCAGCGTGACGAGGTGATCCAGTTCGCCGACGTCACCGGCGACTCGTTCAAGCTCGCGCGCGACGCCGCAGCCAAGCCGGAGGCCGAGTACATCGTCTTCTGCGGTGTGCACTTCATGGCCGAGTCGGCCGACATCCTCACCACCGACGACCAGAAGGTCGTTCTGCCGGACCTGGCGGCCGGCTGCTCGATGGCCGACATGGCCACCGCCGAGCAGGTCGCCGAGTGCTGGGACGTGCTGACCGAGGCCGGCGTGGCCGAGCAGGTCGTGCCCGTCTCGTACATGAACTCCTCGGCCGACATCAAGGCCTTCACCGGCAAGCACGGGGGCACGATCTGCACCTCGTCGAACGCCAAGCGCGCCTTGGACTGGGCCTTCGAGCAGGGCGAGAAGGTTCTTTTCCTGCCGGACCAGCACCTGGGCCGCAACACCGCCGTCCGCGACATGGGCATGTCCCTGGACGACTGCGTGCTCTACAACCCGCACAAGCCCAACGGCGGGCTCACCGTCGAGGAGCTGCGCAGCGCCAAGATGATCCTGTGGCGCGGGCACTGCTCGGTGCACGGCCGCTTCTCGCTGGACTCGGTCAACGACGTCCGCGAGCGCATCCCGGGCGTGAACGTGCTGGTCCACCCGGAGTGCAAGCACGAGGTCGTCGCCGCCGCGGACTACGTGGGCTCGACCGAGTACATCATCAACACCCTGGACGCGGCCCCGGCCGGCTCGAAGTGGGCGATCGGCACCGAGCTGAACCTGGTCCGCCGTGTCGCCAACGCGCACCCGGACAAGGAGATCGTCTTCCTCGACAAGACGGTCTGCTTCTGCTCGACCATGAACCGCATCGACCTGCCGCACCTGGTGTGGACCCTGGAGTCGCTGGCCGAGGGCAACCTCGTCAACCAGATCCAGGTCGACAAGGAGACGGAGAGCTTCGCCAAGCTCGCCCTGGAGCGGATGCTGGCGCTGCCGTAA
- a CDS encoding carbohydrate kinase family protein — translation MRIAVTGSIATDHLMTFPGRFADQLVADQLHTVSLSFLVDNLDVRRGGVAANICFGMGQLGSTPLLVGAAGFDFDEYRGWLDRHGVDTSSVRISEVLHTARFVCTTDKDHNQIGSFYTGAMSEARLIELKAVADRVGGLDLVLIGADDPEAMLRHTEECRSRSIPFAADFSQQIARMDGEEIRTLLDGATYLFSNEYEKGLIESKTGWTEAEILSRVGHRITTLGSRGVRIERVGETPIEVGCPEETAKVDPTGVGDAFRAGFLTGLHWGVGLERAAQIGCMLATLVIETLGTQEYTLRRANFMDRFTKAYGDEAAAEVQSHLG, via the coding sequence GTGCGTATCGCAGTCACCGGCTCCATCGCCACCGACCACCTCATGACCTTCCCCGGCCGGTTCGCCGACCAGCTCGTGGCCGACCAGCTCCACACGGTGTCCCTCTCGTTCCTCGTCGACAACCTGGACGTGCGCCGGGGAGGCGTCGCGGCCAACATCTGTTTCGGCATGGGCCAGCTCGGCAGCACCCCGCTCCTCGTGGGCGCCGCCGGCTTCGACTTCGACGAGTACCGCGGCTGGCTCGACCGCCACGGCGTCGACACCTCCTCGGTGCGGATCTCCGAGGTCCTGCACACCGCCCGCTTCGTGTGCACCACGGACAAGGACCACAACCAGATCGGCTCCTTCTACACGGGCGCGATGAGCGAGGCCCGGCTGATCGAGCTCAAGGCCGTCGCCGACCGCGTGGGCGGCCTCGACCTGGTCCTCATCGGCGCCGACGACCCCGAGGCGATGCTCCGCCACACGGAGGAGTGCCGCTCCCGGTCGATCCCGTTCGCCGCCGACTTCTCGCAGCAGATCGCGCGCATGGACGGCGAGGAGATCCGCACGCTCCTCGACGGGGCCACCTACCTCTTCTCCAACGAGTACGAGAAGGGCCTCATCGAGTCCAAGACGGGCTGGACCGAGGCGGAGATCCTTTCCCGCGTCGGCCACCGGATCACCACCCTCGGCTCGCGCGGCGTCCGCATCGAGCGCGTCGGCGAGACCCCGATCGAGGTCGGCTGCCCCGAGGAGACGGCCAAGGTCGACCCGACCGGCGTCGGCGACGCCTTCCGCGCCGGCTTCCTGACGGGCCTGCACTGGGGCGTCGGCCTGGAGCGCGCCGCCCAGATCGGCTGCATGCTCGCCACGCTCGTCATCGAGACCCTGGGCACGCAGGAGTACACCCTGCGCCGCGCCAACTTCATGGACCGCTTCACCAAGGCCTACGGCGACGAGGCCGCCGCCGAGGTCCAGTCCCACCTGGGCTGA
- a CDS encoding HesB/IscA family protein, whose translation MSVSDEKTTVSDGILLSDAAAAKVKALLDQEGREDLALRVAVQPGGCSGLRYQLFFDERSLDGDVVKDFDGVKVVTDRMSAPYLGGASIDFVDTIEKQGFTIDNPNATGSCACGDSFS comes from the coding sequence ATGTCCGTATCGGACGAGAAGACCACTGTCAGCGACGGCATCCTCCTGTCCGACGCCGCCGCGGCCAAGGTCAAGGCCCTCCTCGACCAGGAAGGCCGCGAGGACCTGGCCCTGCGCGTCGCCGTACAGCCCGGTGGCTGCTCCGGCCTGCGTTACCAGCTGTTCTTCGACGAGCGTTCGCTCGACGGCGATGTCGTGAAGGACTTCGACGGAGTCAAGGTCGTCACCGACCGCATGAGCGCCCCCTACCTCGGCGGCGCCTCGATCGACTTCGTCGACACGATCGAGAAGCAGGGCTTCACGATCGACAACCCGAACGCCACGGGCTCCTGCGCCTGCGGCGACTCGTTCAGCTAA